In Saccharomyces kudriavzevii IFO 1802 strain IFO1802 genome assembly, chromosome: 9, the following proteins share a genomic window:
- the SKDI09G2090 gene encoding uncharacterized protein translates to MCEHQLTQEDLEFDKKHIWHPYTSIITPLKVYPVSKAEGSYLYLDDGSKVVDGMASWWCVQQGYNNPRLNAAAISQINKMSHVMFGGITHKPAIDFCRKLLSLLPDDLECALLADSGSISVDIAMKMALRYHNSLGYTSKKRFLTIKKGYHGDAFGAVSVCDPVNSRHSAYNGFLAENIFCKAPEIRFDCSEEDVEQLVEELDVKPFARLIGDNHNEISGVVMESIVQGAGGLRMYHPYFLKRVRELCCEFNILPILDEVAVGLGRTGMLFGFEHAGVVPDIVCLGKTLTAGYLTLSATVTTRKIGNQISIGPDGCFMHGQTYMANPLACAVASENLSILMEGKWKSQVCQIETQLKKELLPLLEHPIVADVRILGAIGVVKVMKRVDVEDLQERFVKAGAWIRPFNNIIYILPPYIITSQELTILTEAIKYVLDFI, encoded by the coding sequence ATGTGTGAGCATCAATTAACCCAAGAAGATCTcgaatttgataaaaagCACATTTGGCACCCATACACATCTATAATCACTCCATTGAAAGTATACCCTGTTAGCAAAGCTGAGGGCTCTTACTTGTATCTCGATGATGGTAGTAAGGTAGTGGACGGTATGGCAAGTTGGTGGTGTGTTCAGCAAGGGTATAACAACCCTAGGTTAAATGCGGCCGCCATTTCGCAGATTAACAAAATGTCCCATGTGATGTTTGGTGGGATTACTCATAAGCCTGCCATAGATTTTTGTAGAAAGTTGCTATCCTTATTGCCAGACGACTTGGAATGCGCTTTATTAGCCGATTCCGGTTCTATCTCTGTCGACATTGCAATGAAAATGGCTTTGCGGTACCATAATTCATTAGGGTATAcgtcaaaaaaaaggttcCTAACCATTAAGAAGGGATACCACGGTGATGCGTTTGGGGCCGTGTCGGTTTGCGATCCAGTCAATTCCAGACACAGTGCATACAACGGATTCCTCGCTGAGAACATATTCTGTAAAGCACCAGAGATCCGGtttgactgttctgaaGAGGATGTTGAGCAATTGGTCGAGGAGCTCGATGTGAAACCATTTGCGAGACTTATCGGGGACAACCATAACGAAATTTCCGGTGTTGTGATGGAGAGCATTGTGCAAGGCGCAGGCGGTCTAAGAATGTACCATCCGTATTTCTTGAAGCGTGTCCGTGAACTCTGCTGCGAGTTCAACATTTTACCGATCCTCGACGAGGTTGCAGTGGGTCTTGGAAGAACAGGCATGCTCTTTGGATTCGAACATGCAGGAGTAGTGCCAGACATAGTATGTTTAGGGAAGACGTTGACAGCTGGGTACTTGACGCTATCTGCGACTGTCACTACCAGAAAGATTGGCAATCAAATCTCCATTGGACCTGACGGCTGCTTCATGCATGGCCAAACCTATATGGCCAATCCACTGGCATGCGCCGTTGCAAGTGAAAACTTGTCAATTTTGATGGAGGGCAAATGGAAATCTCAAGTTTGCCAAATAGAAACTCAGTTGAAAAAGGAGCTCTTGCCCTTGTTAGAGCATCCTATTGTAGCTGATGTAAGAATTCTAGGAGCTATAGGTGTCGTGAAAGTCATGAAGCGTGTGGATGTCGAAGATTTACAGGAGCGATTTGTCAAGGCAGGAGCATGGATTAGACCTTTCAACAATATAATCTACATTCTCCCTCCCTATATAATCACTTCTCAAGAGTTGACCATCTTAACAGAAGCTATTAAGTATGTGCTTGA
- the SKDI09G2070 gene encoding uncharacterized protein translates to MCLTTSCRGQRTSVPLADEVERLLGGHHADVVFECSGADICIDAGVKTSKIGGTMGKNYTNFPIAEVDGKKMRLIGCFRYSFGNYRDAVNLVASGKVNVKPLITHRFKFEDAAKAYDYNITHGGEVVKTIIAGPE, encoded by the coding sequence ATGTGTTTGACAACAAGTTGCAGAGGGCAAAGGACTTCGGTGCCACTGGCAGACGAGGTCGAAAGGCTCTTGGGCGGACATCATGCAGATGTCGTGTTCGAGTGTTCGGGCGCTGATATCTGCATTGACGCCGGTGTCAAAACCAGCAAAATTGGAGGAACCATGGGCAAAAACTACACCAACTTTCCAATTGCAGAAGTAGATGGcaagaaaatgagattAATCGGATGTTTCCGTTATTCGTTCGGCAATTACCGCGACGCAGTGAACTTGGTTGCTTCGGGAAAAGTCAATGTCAAGCCCTTGATAACGCACAGATTCAAGTTCGAGGACGCGGCTAAGGCCTATGATTACAATATCACACATGGCGGCGAGGTGGTCAAGACCATCATTGCCGGCCCTGAATGA
- the SKDI09G2080 gene encoding acetate uptake transporter family protein: MEPVSSVSSSQGSMRETKQTQNVEVLPQTPGENKERPNCRHIESVGDYILIGDQFFKKSDFVNTFLEDSGPEMSNEQPRQAAFANPLPLGLASFSFMCLTLGLANARARGVTNLYLLNASFIFGGAVVLLSGLLSFCVGDTFCMTVFGSFGGFWISWGCLNLEQFGVAKAYADNPQEMQNILGFYLAGWTVFNFLVMVCSMKSTWGIFLLLLFLDLTFLMLCIGSFTQSVNAFMAGGYFGILSSCCGWYSLYCSIANKDSTYVPLIAYPMPGAHIV, translated from the coding sequence ATGGAACCTGTATCTTCAGTATCCTCATCTCAAGGCAGTATGagagaaacaaaacaaacCCAAAATGTAGAAGTACTCCCACAGACGCCGggtgaaaacaaagaaagaccCAACTGCAGACACATTGAGTCTGTTGGTGACTACATTCTGATTGGcgaccaatttttcaaaaaaagcgATTTCGTGAATACCTTCTTGGAAGACTCCGGTCCCGAGATGAGCAATGAGCAACCAAGACAAGCTGCTTTTGCAAATCCTCTTCCACTTGGGTTGGCCTCTTTCTCGTTCATGTGTTTGACGTTAGGATTGGCTAATGCAAGAGCGCGCGGAGTCACCAATCTCTACCTGTTGAACGCgtcctttatttttggtgGCGCCGTTGTTTTGCTGTCAGGGCTGCTGTCCTTCTGTGTTGGTGACACCTTTTGTATGACAGTCTTTGGCTCATTTGGGGGGTTTTGGATAAGTTGGGGGTGTCTAAACCTCGAGCAATTCGGTGTGGCCAAAGCCTATGCCGATAACCCTCAGGAAATGCAGAACATACTAGGGTTTTACCTCGCCGGATGGACCGTGTTTAATTTCTTGGTCATGGTATGCTCCATGAAGAGCACTTGGGGGATATTTCTACTTCTACTTTTCCTAGACTTGACGTTTTTAATGTTGTGCATCGGCTCTTTCACGCAAAGTGTTAATGCGTTCATGGCAGGGGGATATTTTGGTATATTGAGCAGCTGTTGTGGTTGGTATTCATTATATTGTTCAATCGCGAACAAGGATAGTACCTATGTTCCTCTGATTGCATACCCAATGCCAGGAGCTCATATTGTGTAA